The following proteins come from a genomic window of Yinghuangia sp. ASG 101:
- a CDS encoding histidine phosphatase family protein produces the protein MAQLTLIRHGETAWSRALRHTGRTDVPLTETGEEQARAAGRLVAGERFGHVFVSPLRRARATAELAGLSDAVAEPDLMEWDYGGYEGLTTSRIRETRPDWSLWRDGVVPGDAEHPGEQLEAVGARADRVLARVRPLLAGDEDVALVAHGHVLRVLTARWLELPPADGRLFWLATAGVCVLGFEREQPVVRGWNQRGA, from the coding sequence ATGGCGCAGCTCACCCTCATCAGGCACGGCGAGACCGCGTGGAGCCGTGCGCTCCGGCACACCGGCCGCACCGACGTACCGCTGACCGAGACCGGCGAGGAGCAGGCCCGCGCGGCCGGGAGGCTCGTGGCCGGCGAGCGGTTCGGACACGTGTTCGTCAGCCCCCTGCGGCGCGCGCGGGCGACGGCCGAGTTGGCGGGGCTGTCCGACGCCGTGGCGGAACCGGACCTGATGGAGTGGGACTACGGCGGCTACGAGGGCCTGACGACGTCGCGGATCCGCGAGACGCGCCCGGACTGGTCCCTGTGGCGGGACGGCGTGGTCCCGGGCGACGCGGAGCACCCGGGCGAACAGCTCGAGGCGGTCGGCGCGCGGGCGGACCGCGTGCTGGCGCGTGTCCGCCCGCTGCTGGCCGGCGACGAGGACGTCGCCCTGGTGGCGCACGGGCACGTGCTGCGCGTCCTGACCGCCCGCTGGCTGGAGCTGCCGCCGGCCGACGGCCGCCTGTTCTGGCTGGCCACGGCCGGCGTGTGCGTCCTGGGCTTCGAGCGCGAGCAGCCGGTCGTCAGAGGCTGGAACCAGCGCGGCGCCTAG
- the hflX gene encoding GTPase HflX gives MGSGDVAGAGPEDTDYDGDQFDLADRNALRRVAGLSTELTDVTEVEYRQLRLERVVLVGVWTEGTAQEADNSLQELAALAETAGSQILDGVVQRRDKPDPATYIGSGKARELRDIVIATGADTVVCDGELTPAQLIHLEDVVKVKVVDRTALILDIFAQHAKSREGKAQVSLAQMQYMLPRLRGWGQSLSRQMGGGGSSGGGGMATRGPGETKIETDRRRIREKMAKMRREIADMKKARDTKRAERRRNKVPSVAIAGYTNAGKSSLLNRLTGAGVLVENALFATLDPTVRRAETPSGRVYTLADTVGFVRHLPHQLVEAFRSTLEEVGDADLILHIVDGSHPEPEAQLAAVREVFVEVDAHNVPEIVVVNKADAADPEVLARLLRREPHAVVVSAKTGQGVEELLALIDEELPRPEVEVEALVPYHRGDLVAKVHDSGEILENEHRAEGTWLRARVGAVLAAELQAFAVAKR, from the coding sequence ATGGGGTCGGGCGACGTCGCCGGGGCCGGTCCTGAGGACACGGACTACGACGGCGACCAATTCGACCTCGCCGACCGCAACGCGCTGCGCCGCGTCGCGGGCCTGTCGACCGAGCTGACGGACGTCACCGAGGTCGAGTACCGGCAGCTCCGCTTGGAGCGCGTCGTCCTCGTCGGGGTGTGGACCGAAGGAACAGCCCAGGAAGCCGACAACTCCCTCCAGGAGCTGGCCGCGCTCGCCGAGACCGCCGGGTCGCAGATCCTCGACGGCGTCGTGCAGCGCCGCGACAAACCGGACCCGGCGACCTACATCGGCTCCGGCAAGGCCAGGGAACTGCGCGACATCGTCATCGCCACGGGCGCCGACACCGTTGTCTGCGACGGCGAGCTGACGCCCGCGCAGCTCATCCACCTGGAGGACGTGGTCAAGGTCAAGGTCGTCGACCGGACCGCGCTCATCCTCGACATCTTCGCCCAGCACGCCAAGTCCCGAGAGGGCAAGGCGCAGGTTTCGCTCGCGCAGATGCAGTACATGCTGCCGCGCCTGCGCGGCTGGGGGCAGTCGCTGTCCCGCCAGATGGGTGGCGGCGGCAGCAGCGGTGGCGGCGGCATGGCCACCCGCGGCCCCGGCGAGACCAAGATCGAGACCGACCGGCGGCGCATCCGCGAGAAGATGGCCAAGATGCGCCGCGAGATCGCCGACATGAAGAAGGCACGCGACACCAAGCGCGCCGAGCGGCGCCGCAACAAGGTGCCGTCGGTGGCCATCGCCGGGTACACCAACGCCGGCAAGTCGTCGCTGCTCAACCGGCTCACCGGTGCGGGCGTGCTGGTGGAGAACGCGCTGTTCGCCACCCTCGACCCGACCGTGCGCCGCGCCGAGACGCCGTCCGGGCGGGTCTACACCCTCGCGGACACCGTCGGGTTCGTCCGGCACCTGCCGCACCAGCTCGTCGAGGCGTTCCGCTCCACGCTGGAGGAGGTCGGCGACGCCGATCTGATCCTGCACATCGTGGACGGCTCGCACCCCGAGCCCGAGGCGCAACTCGCCGCGGTACGCGAGGTGTTCGTCGAGGTCGACGCACACAACGTGCCGGAGATCGTGGTGGTCAACAAGGCGGACGCCGCCGACCCCGAGGTCCTGGCGCGGCTGCTGCGCCGCGAGCCGCACGCCGTGGTGGTGTCGGCGAAGACCGGCCAGGGCGTCGAGGAACTCCTCGCCCTGATCGACGAGGAGCTGCCGCGGCCCGAAGTCGAGGTGGAGGCGCTGGTGCCGTACCACCGCGGCGACCTCGTGGCCAAGGTGCACGACAGCGGCGAGATCCTGGAGAACGAGCACCGGGCCGAGGGCACGTGGCTGCGCGCCCGGGTCGGTGCGGTGCTGGCCGCCGAGCTGCAGGCCTTCGCGGTCGCGAAGCGGTAG
- a CDS encoding class III extradiol dioxygenase subunit B-like domain-containing protein, with protein sequence MLVAAAVCPHPPLIVPELAAGAAGELDALRAACDAAVADLLAARPDRVVAVGTGPETAEFPKGGAGSFSPYGVNLSVRLGAGGGDIEERLPLSLTIAAWLLGRTPVDVPVSGLAVAHDADAVDCLASGAELVSGDERVALLVMGDGTACRTEKAPGYLDARAEPYDAAAALALANADVLALAALDPRLSEELGVSGRAAWQLLAGAADGADLTGRLTYDEAPYGVGYFVAVWS encoded by the coding sequence GTGCTCGTTGCCGCTGCCGTGTGTCCTCATCCGCCGTTGATCGTCCCCGAGCTGGCCGCGGGTGCCGCGGGCGAGTTGGACGCGTTGCGCGCGGCCTGCGACGCCGCCGTCGCGGACCTGCTCGCGGCCCGCCCGGACCGCGTCGTCGCCGTGGGGACGGGGCCCGAGACGGCCGAGTTCCCCAAGGGCGGCGCGGGTTCGTTCTCCCCGTACGGCGTGAACCTGTCGGTGCGCCTCGGCGCGGGCGGCGGCGACATCGAGGAGCGGCTGCCGTTGTCGCTGACGATCGCGGCGTGGCTGCTCGGGCGCACACCGGTCGACGTGCCGGTCTCCGGCCTCGCGGTGGCCCACGACGCGGACGCGGTCGACTGCCTGGCCTCCGGCGCCGAGCTGGTCTCCGGCGACGAACGCGTCGCCCTGCTGGTGATGGGCGACGGCACGGCGTGCCGCACCGAGAAGGCGCCCGGCTACCTCGACGCACGGGCCGAGCCCTATGACGCCGCCGCCGCGCTCGCCCTCGCGAACGCCGACGTGCTCGCGCTGGCCGCGCTCGACCCGCGCCTCTCCGAGGAGTTGGGCGTTTCCGGGCGTGCCGCCTGGCAGCTCCTGGCCGGCGCCGCCGACGGCGCCGACCTCACCGGCCGCCTCACCTACGACGAAGCACCCTACGGTGTGGGGTACTTCGTCGCGGTGTGGAGCTGA
- a CDS encoding aminotransferase class III-fold pyridoxal phosphate-dependent enzyme — MTAAPTPTRTEAVGRATGAGAESLLARQARRERAARIHARSLPIVPVRTRGMTVDGANGRRYLDCLAGAGPLVLGHSHPVVLEAIRAVPDTEAPARATPIEARFVETLFATLPPGFAGDARILFCGPEDTDAVDAAIGLAQGATGRADVLVSAGLCRGALPRTGAVTRLPYPNPARSGDSSGAIADLLADAAARGAVPSAVVLEAVRGDGEMVTAPDRWMREIRRLTDRYGIPLIVDETQTGLARTGAFWAVEHSGIVPDAIVVAQAAGGSLPLAAVVARCGPHPRDPGAHPAAFRGNQIAMAAGTATIRHIRENRLDAHAARIGTRLAHGLRRVQAAEPMIGEVRGRGLMIGIELVDPDPDPDPDAASGGAHPHGAPALAAAVRAEALDRGLIIGLGGRDDTVLRLLPPLTMTEEQAEAVLTRLADAVAAVGRRRRKTRTPPGS, encoded by the coding sequence ATGACCGCAGCACCGACACCGACCAGGACCGAGGCCGTCGGACGCGCCACGGGGGCGGGCGCCGAAAGCCTCCTCGCGCGCCAGGCCCGCCGCGAACGAGCGGCGCGGATACACGCGCGGTCGCTGCCCATCGTCCCCGTACGCACGCGGGGCATGACCGTGGACGGCGCGAACGGCCGCCGCTACCTCGACTGCCTCGCGGGCGCGGGCCCGCTCGTGCTCGGGCACAGTCATCCCGTGGTCCTCGAGGCCATCCGCGCGGTTCCGGACACCGAGGCGCCCGCCCGGGCGACGCCGATCGAGGCGCGTTTCGTCGAAACGCTGTTCGCGACGCTGCCTCCCGGTTTCGCCGGTGACGCGCGCATCCTGTTCTGCGGTCCCGAGGACACCGACGCGGTCGACGCGGCGATCGGCCTCGCCCAAGGCGCGACGGGGCGTGCGGACGTGCTGGTCTCCGCCGGGTTATGCCGCGGGGCGCTTCCCCGGACGGGCGCCGTGACGCGCCTGCCGTATCCGAACCCCGCGCGGTCCGGGGATTCGAGCGGCGCCATCGCGGACCTGCTCGCCGACGCCGCCGCGCGCGGCGCGGTCCCCTCCGCCGTGGTGCTCGAAGCCGTGCGCGGGGACGGCGAGATGGTGACCGCCCCCGACCGGTGGATGCGCGAGATACGGCGCCTCACGGACCGGTACGGCATCCCCCTGATCGTCGACGAGACGCAGACCGGTCTCGCGCGCACGGGCGCGTTCTGGGCGGTGGAGCACAGCGGGATCGTGCCCGACGCCATCGTCGTCGCGCAGGCCGCCGGCGGGTCCCTGCCGCTCGCCGCCGTCGTCGCCCGGTGCGGTCCGCACCCGCGCGACCCCGGAGCGCATCCGGCGGCGTTCCGCGGCAACCAGATCGCGATGGCGGCCGGGACGGCGACCATCAGGCACATCCGCGAGAACCGCCTCGACGCCCACGCCGCCCGTATCGGCACCCGCCTGGCCCACGGCCTGCGGCGCGTCCAGGCCGCCGAGCCCATGATCGGCGAGGTCCGCGGACGCGGCCTCATGATCGGCATCGAACTCGTCGACCCCGACCCCGACCCCGACCCCGACGCCGCGTCCGGCGGCGCACATCCGCACGGCGCGCCCGCGCTGGCCGCCGCGGTCCGTGCGGAAGCCCTCGACCGGGGCCTGATCATCGGCCTCGGGGGCCGCGACGACACCGTCCTCCGCCTCCTGCCGCCCCTGACGATGACCGAGGAACAGGCCGAGGCGGTGCTGACCCGACTGGCCGACGCCGTGGCAGCGGTCGGCCGCCGCCGGAGGAAGACCCGGACACCGCCGGGAAGCTGA
- the dapF gene encoding diaminopimelate epimerase, giving the protein MSTLRFLKGHGTENDFVIVPDPDGALDLSAARVAALCDRRAGIGADGMLRVVRSAKDPAAAHMAGEAEWFMDYRNADGSIAEMCGNGARVFARYLVESGEAAPGDLRIATRGGVRAVHVPEGGGDVTVGMGAARLPGPDGIAVTLPDGSVHAAVNVNMGNPHAVVFVADLDDAGDLLTAPAIAPATAYPEGANVEFVVDRAPRHVAMRVHERGSGETRSCGTGACAVMVASARRDAAALPATYTVDVPGGRLVITEHPDGAVDMTGPAVILAEGEVDLDRLPAGHA; this is encoded by the coding sequence GTGAGCACTCTGCGATTCCTCAAGGGCCACGGGACCGAGAACGACTTCGTGATCGTCCCCGACCCCGACGGCGCGCTCGACCTGAGCGCGGCGCGGGTGGCGGCGCTGTGCGACCGACGGGCCGGCATCGGCGCCGACGGGATGCTGCGCGTCGTCCGCTCGGCGAAGGACCCGGCCGCCGCGCACATGGCTGGCGAGGCCGAGTGGTTCATGGACTACCGCAACGCCGACGGCAGCATCGCGGAGATGTGCGGCAACGGCGCCCGCGTATTCGCCCGCTACCTGGTCGAGTCCGGCGAGGCCGCGCCCGGCGACCTGCGCATCGCCACGCGCGGCGGCGTCCGGGCGGTCCACGTGCCCGAAGGCGGGGGCGACGTCACGGTCGGCATGGGCGCCGCCCGGCTGCCCGGCCCCGACGGCATCGCGGTCACGCTGCCCGACGGCTCGGTGCACGCCGCGGTCAACGTCAACATGGGCAACCCGCACGCGGTCGTCTTCGTCGCCGATCTCGACGACGCCGGCGACCTGCTCACCGCCCCGGCGATCGCCCCGGCGACGGCGTACCCCGAGGGGGCGAACGTCGAATTCGTCGTGGACCGCGCGCCGCGGCACGTGGCGATGCGCGTCCACGAACGAGGCTCCGGCGAGACCCGCTCGTGCGGCACGGGGGCCTGCGCGGTCATGGTCGCGTCCGCCCGCCGCGACGCCGCCGCGCTGCCCGCCACGTACACCGTGGACGTGCCCGGCGGACGCCTCGTGATCACCGAGCACCCCGACGGCGCCGTCGACATGACCGGCCCCGCCGTGATCCTGGCCGAGGGCGAGGTCGACCTGGACCGCCTGCCCGCGGGCCACGCCTGA
- a CDS encoding antitoxin, protein MSAFDWFRRSPAAKTTAEPAAEADPPKPETAGGVGTLVAERPSADAGGGAETHSGTASQPPDAGGESEGEQDMGFLDTIKEKLAPHHDKVDKGVDKAADMVEKKTGGKYGDKIDTGAEKAKETLGLSPEEAARGRENPPAPGAGPAGEAPPEQPPHP, encoded by the coding sequence ATGAGTGCTTTCGACTGGTTCCGGCGCAGTCCGGCCGCGAAAACCACGGCGGAACCCGCCGCGGAAGCCGACCCCCCGAAGCCCGAGACGGCCGGAGGCGTCGGCACGCTCGTGGCGGAGCGCCCCAGTGCGGACGCCGGGGGCGGCGCGGAGACCCACTCCGGCACCGCCTCGCAGCCTCCCGATGCGGGAGGAGAGTCCGAAGGAGAACAAGACATGGGTTTCTTGGACACCATCAAGGAAAAGCTCGCGCCGCACCACGACAAGGTCGACAAGGGCGTCGACAAGGCCGCGGACATGGTCGAGAAGAAGACCGGCGGCAAGTACGGCGACAAGATCGACACGGGCGCGGAGAAGGCCAAGGAAACCCTCGGCCTCTCGCCGGAGGAGGCGGCGCGGGGCCGTGAGAACCCGCCGGCTCCGGGTGCCGGCCCGGCGGGCGAGGCGCCGCCCGAGCAGCCCCCGCACCCCTGA
- the miaA gene encoding tRNA (adenosine(37)-N6)-dimethylallyltransferase MiaA, whose amino-acid sequence MVGPTAAGKSDLGVALARALDGDVVNTDSMQLYRGMDIGTAKLTVAERGGVPHHLLDVWDVTRTASVAEYQHDARAVVDALLAAGRTPVLVGGSGLYVRAVVDDLEFPGTDPEVRARLERELDADGPGLLHERLTGLDPAAAAAILPSNGRRIVRALEVIEITGRPFTATLPGPVPVYDCVQIGVDVPRATLDDRIGTRVDRMWRDGLVDEVRALETQGLRDGLTASRALGYAQVLRQLTGELSEPEAKEDTARATRRFARRQDTWFRRDARVRWLAFDRPDLVEEALRQVTFDHADTGRG is encoded by the coding sequence GTGGTCGGCCCCACGGCGGCCGGCAAGTCCGACCTCGGCGTCGCCCTGGCCCGCGCCCTCGACGGCGACGTCGTGAACACCGACTCGATGCAGCTCTACCGGGGCATGGACATCGGCACCGCGAAACTGACCGTCGCCGAGCGCGGCGGCGTACCGCACCACCTGCTCGACGTGTGGGACGTGACGCGCACCGCGAGCGTGGCCGAGTACCAGCACGACGCGCGGGCCGTCGTCGACGCCCTGCTGGCCGCGGGCCGCACGCCCGTGCTGGTCGGCGGCTCGGGGCTGTACGTCCGCGCGGTCGTCGACGACCTGGAGTTCCCCGGGACGGACCCGGAGGTCCGCGCCCGGCTCGAACGCGAACTGGACGCCGACGGCCCCGGCCTCCTGCACGAGCGCCTGACCGGTCTCGACCCGGCCGCCGCGGCGGCGATCCTGCCGAGCAACGGCCGCCGCATCGTGCGCGCCCTGGAGGTCATCGAGATCACCGGCCGGCCGTTCACCGCGACGCTGCCCGGGCCCGTGCCGGTGTACGACTGCGTCCAGATCGGCGTCGACGTCCCCCGGGCGACGCTCGACGACCGCATCGGCACGCGCGTCGACCGGATGTGGCGGGACGGACTCGTCGACGAGGTACGCGCGTTGGAGACGCAGGGCCTGCGGGACGGGCTCACCGCCTCGCGCGCCCTCGGCTACGCGCAGGTGCTGCGGCAACTCACCGGCGAACTCAGCGAACCCGAGGCCAAGGAGGACACGGCCCGCGCCACGCGGCGGTTCGCGCGACGCCAGGACACCTGGTTCCGCCGCGACGCACGCGTGCGGTGGCTGGCGTTCGACCGCCCCGACCTGGTCGAGGAAGCCCTCCGCCAGGTGACCTTCGACCACGCGGACACCGGGCGCGGCTGA